TAATAGATAATGGGAAAAATGAGGGGGATGTCCATTTATCAACGGTAAATGGCTCTATTGCAATAAAGTTACCTAAAGGGATTTCCGGTATATACATTAAAGGAAGTACTGTCAATGGTAGTGTTAAAGTAGAACACTCAGAATTAAATATCAATAATATCGGTGGGAAAATTTTAAATAAATCCCTTGAGGCTACATCACCGGGGGATATTAAAAAAAGGTACAATGTGAGTGCTGTCAACGGCAGTTTAAATGTACGGGAGTTAGAAAATTAAAAATTGGGAGGGTGTGGAAATGAAGGATTTTTTGATGAATGAAAGTGTGCAAATGGGGATATTTTTTCTATTACTAGTAATTATAGTCACCAATTTTATTTTGAAAATGTATGCTATAAAAATGGGGATTTATAAAAAGGTCTATGGTCTTTGGAGAATTAACTGGAGAAAAATTAAAGAAGGTTTGTTTTTAAGTGGATTTGCAGCACTATTTATTTACACTATTTACCACAGATGGAATTTTTGGTTGACTATTGGTTCTTTAATAATTTATGTGGGAATTTCCAAAGTGCTGTCTGGTTTTTTTGATATTAAATCGTGGAAAAGTAAAAGATATTGGGATTAGGGGTGAGAAAAATGACTTTTTTCCAAAAAAATTTCTCACTCCCCTTTGGGGGAAAAGTTAAATTATCGATAGATAAAGGGAAATTAGCGGTCTGGGGTTGGGAAAAGGCCAGTTGTAAGTTAGAGGTTGATGGAGAAAAATCAAAAATCGGCCATGAAACTCATGAAGGGGAATTAGAACTAGATATTGAAGGTGGAAACAAAGGGATTACACTATATGTGCCAAAACATTGTAATCTAATGATTGACGGGAGTTATGTAGATGGAGAAATAGGGAATATCGATGGAAAAGTAGTTGTCGATAATGGTAGTGGTAATTTTAAATTTTCCAATATTAAAGGTGATGGGAATATAGACATTGAAAAAGGGAATATAGAATTTGAAAATATCCGGGGTAAATGGTTTATTGATCAAGGGTTTGGCGATATTTCAGGGTTTAATTTAAATGGAGAAATTAAACTTGAAATGGGAAAGGGAGATGTAGAGTTAATCCGCTTAAATGGTGATTGCATTTTAGAAAATGGTAAAGGTCAAGTGGTAATTAAAGATAGTGAAGGGACATTCCATTTGGATCTAGGAAGTGGGAGTTTAGCTCTAGATAATTGTAATTTTCAAAAGCTGACCGTTGAAGGGAAAGGAA
This window of the Anaerobranca californiensis DSM 14826 genome carries:
- a CDS encoding SHOCT-like domain-containing protein, with translation MTFFQKNFSLPFGGKVKLSIDKGKLAVWGWEKASCKLEVDGEKSKIGHETHEGELELDIEGGNKGITLYVPKHCNLMIDGSYVDGEIGNIDGKVVVDNGSGNFKFSNIKGDGNIDIEKGNIEFENIRGKWFIDQGFGDISGFNLNGEIKLEMGKGDVELIRLNGDCILENGKGQVVIKDSEGTFHLDLGSGSLALDNCNFQKLTVEGKGNAEVNLPSDYYGVWRFFMTGDLNFAIPVVAHLNFKIDCNHLDNKLPGLKLCKKEGFYTGSLGNRGRGSLYIEGAKTVSIIKGNSNVVIDTETEKTDEETLRILQMLKDGILTLEQANELLETMESSGGEFDE